One genomic window of Campylobacter fetus subsp. fetus includes the following:
- the napA gene encoding nitrate reductase catalytic subunit NapA encodes MDRREFIKSSAAAAACSAAGIAVPSSLSAAENQDGWRWDKSACRFCGTGCGIMVATKNGKIVAVKGDPLAPVNRGLNCIKGYFNAKIMYGEDRITKPLLRVNANGEFDKKGKFQEVSWKRAFDEMEKQFRKTYAELGPTGIGVFGSGQYTIQEGYAISKLIKGGFRSHNIDPNARHCMASAVVGFMQTFGIDEPAGCYDDIELTDTIVTWGANMAEMHPILWSRVSDRKLQNSDKVKVVNLSTYSTRTSNIADIEIIFTPHTDLAIWNYIAREIVYNHPEAIDEEFVKANCVFTTGPVDIGYGMRANIKHPKYLPSELDTAAKEKSTVLSENEGVTLAYLGMKAGDTLENKSTGAPDKHWIIQYEDFKKALAPYTLDFVAKLAKGDPNEDLEEFKKKLKALADLYIEKNRKVVSFWTMGMNQHTRGVWVNEQSYMVHFLLGKQAKPGSGAFSLTGQPSACGTAREVGTFSHRLPADMVVANPKHREITEKIWKIPAGTINPKPGAPYMKIMRDLEDGKVKFVWVHVNNPWQNSANANHWIKAAREMDNFIVVSDPYPGISAKVGDLILPTAMIYEKWGAYGNAERRTQHWRQQVLPVGDAMSDTWQYMEFAKRFKLKDFWGEVKVDGKLTLPNVLDKAVAMGYNPENTLFEVLFANKSAMKFSSDDKIMAGYDNTEVFGDSRNVVGSDGNVFKGYGFFVQKYLWEEYREFGLGHGHDLADFDTYHKVRGLRWPVVDGKETLWRFNTKYDVYAKKDNPNGDFSFYGNKNGALVTGDLAKATSKEKEALKSRAKIFFRPYMDPPEMPSKDYPLWLCTGRVLEHWHSGTMTMRVPELYRAVPEALCFMNEIDGNKFGIKQNDIIWVESRRGKVKARVDFRGRNKPAEGLIYVPWFDENVFINKVCLDATDPLSKQTDFKKCAVKIYKA; translated from the coding sequence ATGGATAGACGAGAATTTATAAAAAGCTCAGCTGCAGCTGCTGCTTGCTCGGCTGCTGGGATAGCAGTACCAAGCTCATTAAGCGCTGCTGAGAATCAAGATGGTTGGCGCTGGGATAAATCTGCTTGTAGGTTCTGTGGTACTGGTTGTGGTATCATGGTGGCTACAAAAAATGGTAAAATCGTGGCAGTCAAAGGTGATCCTCTAGCTCCAGTTAATAGAGGTCTTAACTGTATTAAAGGTTACTTTAATGCAAAAATTATGTATGGTGAAGACCGTATAACAAAACCTCTTCTTAGAGTTAATGCAAATGGTGAATTTGACAAAAAAGGTAAATTTCAAGAAGTTAGCTGGAAAAGAGCTTTTGACGAGATGGAAAAACAATTCCGCAAAACTTACGCAGAGCTCGGACCTACTGGTATAGGTGTTTTTGGTAGCGGTCAATACACTATACAAGAAGGTTACGCTATTTCTAAGCTAATTAAAGGCGGTTTTAGAAGCCATAATATAGATCCAAATGCACGCCATTGTATGGCTAGTGCCGTTGTTGGTTTTATGCAAACATTTGGTATAGATGAACCTGCTGGCTGTTATGATGATATCGAGCTTACGGATACTATCGTAACTTGGGGAGCAAATATGGCAGAAATGCACCCGATACTTTGGTCAAGAGTTAGTGATAGAAAACTTCAAAATAGCGATAAAGTAAAAGTAGTAAATTTATCTACTTATTCAACTAGAACTTCAAACATAGCTGATATAGAGATTATATTTACTCCGCATACCGACCTTGCTATATGGAACTATATAGCAAGAGAGATTGTTTATAATCACCCAGAAGCTATAGACGAAGAGTTTGTAAAAGCAAATTGTGTATTTACAACAGGACCAGTAGATATCGGTTATGGTATGCGTGCAAATATAAAGCACCCAAAATACCTTCCGAGTGAACTTGATACTGCCGCAAAAGAAAAATCAACAGTACTAAGCGAAAATGAAGGAGTTACTCTTGCTTATTTAGGAATGAAAGCAGGTGATACTTTAGAAAATAAAAGTACAGGCGCTCCGGATAAGCACTGGATAATTCAATATGAAGATTTTAAAAAGGCTTTAGCTCCTTATACTTTGGATTTTGTAGCTAAGCTTGCAAAAGGTGATCCAAACGAAGATTTAGAAGAATTTAAGAAAAAATTAAAAGCATTAGCCGACCTTTATATAGAAAAAAATCGTAAAGTCGTCAGTTTTTGGACAATGGGTATGAACCAACATACAAGAGGTGTTTGGGTAAATGAGCAAAGTTATATGGTGCATTTCTTGTTGGGCAAACAAGCAAAACCGGGTAGCGGAGCATTCTCATTAACAGGACAACCAAGTGCTTGTGGAACAGCTAGAGAAGTCGGTACGTTCTCACACAGACTTCCAGCAGATATGGTTGTTGCAAATCCAAAACATAGAGAAATTACTGAAAAAATTTGGAAAATTCCAGCCGGAACTATAAATCCAAAACCGGGTGCTCCATATATGAAGATCATGAGAGATCTTGAAGATGGAAAAGTTAAATTTGTATGGGTGCATGTAAATAATCCATGGCAAAACTCGGCAAACGCAAACCACTGGATAAAAGCGGCACGCGAGATGGATAACTTTATAGTAGTAAGCGACCCGTATCCTGGAATTTCAGCTAAAGTCGGAGATCTTATACTTCCGACTGCTATGATATATGAAAAATGGGGCGCTTATGGTAATGCTGAAAGAAGAACTCAACACTGGAGACAACAAGTTTTACCAGTAGGTGATGCTATGAGTGATACTTGGCAATATATGGAATTTGCAAAACGTTTTAAATTAAAAGATTTTTGGGGTGAAGTTAAAGTAGACGGCAAACTTACTTTACCAAATGTTTTAGATAAAGCAGTTGCGATGGGATATAATCCTGAAAATACTCTTTTTGAAGTTTTATTTGCCAACAAAAGTGCTATGAAATTTAGTAGTGATGATAAAATTATGGCCGGCTATGATAATACCGAAGTATTTGGTGATAGCAGAAATGTTGTTGGATCAGACGGAAACGTATTTAAGGGTTATGGATTCTTTGTCCAAAAATATCTTTGGGAAGAGTATCGTGAGTTTGGTCTAGGACACGGTCACGATTTAGCCGATTTTGATACTTATCACAAAGTTAGAGGTCTTAGATGGCCAGTTGTTGATGGTAAAGAGACTCTTTGGAGATTTAATACAAAGTATGATGTATATGCTAAAAAAGATAATCCAAACGGAGATTTTTCATTCTATGGAAATAAAAACGGAGCTTTAGTAACCGGAGATCTAGCCAAAGCTACTTCAAAAGAGAAAGAAGCACTTAAGAGCAGAGCTAAGATATTCTTTCGTCCTTATATGGATCCACCAGAGATGCCAAGCAAAGATTATCCGCTATGGTTATGTACGGGTCGTGTTCTCGAGCATTGGCATAGTGGTACTATGACTATGCGTGTTCCTGAGCTTTACCGTGCCGTTCCTGAGGCATTATGCTTTATGAATGAAATAGACGGAAATAAATTTGGTATTAAACAAAATGATATCATATGGGTTGAAAGCCGCCGTGGTAAAGTAAAAGCTAGGGTTGATTTCCGTGGTAGAAATAAACCTGCAGAGGGTTTAATATATGTTCCATGGTTTGATGAAAACGTATTTATAAATAAGGTCTGTTTGGATGCAACAGATCCACTCTCAAAACAAACTGACTTTAAGAAATGCGCAGTTAAGATTTATAAGGCTTAA
- a CDS encoding amino acid ABC transporter permease, which produces MEAVLNYINLKNLLYGLSLTLIMAFFAAVGSIIFGSILAVMRNYGNKFIRGIAGAYVEIYRNTPLLLWMYAGCFVLPTIFSFLQGFSYAVLGTIGLFLYTSSVMSEIIRGGLNSIPKGQFEAAASQGFGFFYTLYKIIFPQTIKKATPAILSQVITTVKDTSFMAGLGVYELTNQSKLILASLKEFSHILAVIGLVAAMYFIVCFSLSIIVRYYNTRTTY; this is translated from the coding sequence ATGGAAGCTGTTCTAAACTACATAAATTTAAAAAATCTATTATATGGACTAAGTCTTACGCTGATTATGGCGTTTTTTGCTGCCGTAGGGAGTATTATTTTTGGATCTATTTTGGCTGTTATGAGAAATTATGGGAATAAATTTATAAGAGGCATAGCAGGAGCGTATGTGGAAATTTATAGAAACACTCCGCTTCTACTATGGATGTATGCCGGATGTTTTGTTTTGCCTACTATTTTTTCATTTTTACAAGGATTTAGTTACGCAGTTTTGGGTACTATCGGGCTATTTTTATATACGTCTTCTGTTATGTCCGAGATAATAAGAGGAGGTCTAAACTCCATTCCTAAAGGTCAATTCGAAGCAGCCGCGTCGCAAGGTTTTGGCTTCTTTTATACTCTTTATAAGATAATTTTTCCACAAACAATCAAAAAAGCAACTCCAGCTATATTATCCCAAGTAATAACCACAGTAAAAGACACGTCTTTTATGGCTGGACTAGGAGTTTATGAACTAACAAATCAAAGTAAGCTCATACTAGCTAGTTTAAAAGAATTTAGCCATATACTCGCTGTTATAGGTTTGGTTGCAGCTATGTATTTTATAGTGTGCTTTAGCCTATCTATTATAGTTAGATATTATAATACTAGAACTACTTATTAA
- a CDS encoding amino acid ABC transporter permease → MDSLSPFALWKWEDTLAHWQMFASGLGFTLGVSILALILAGVIGVISGMMATGKIAILRYCSRIYVEVFQNTPLVIQLFFLYFALPPMGINLDVFTIGVLGIGAYHGAYMSEVVRSGINSIPKGQFEAATSQGFSYIEQMMYIILPQSIKIILPPATNQAVNLIKNSSVLLIIAGAELMYMSDSYASDSLNYATSYSVAGILYFIMCFPLAMWARNYEEKLKNAHLTRN, encoded by the coding sequence ATGGATAGCCTAAGTCCATTTGCTTTGTGGAAATGGGAAGATACATTAGCTCACTGGCAGATGTTTGCTAGTGGGCTTGGCTTTACTTTAGGAGTAAGCATTTTAGCGCTTATCTTAGCTGGTGTCATAGGGGTAATAAGCGGTATGATGGCTACTGGAAAAATAGCTATTTTACGCTATTGTTCTCGTATATATGTTGAAGTATTTCAAAATACTCCACTTGTAATTCAGCTGTTTTTCTTATATTTTGCTTTGCCTCCTATGGGTATAAATTTAGACGTATTTACTATAGGAGTTTTAGGTATAGGCGCTTATCATGGTGCTTATATGAGCGAAGTAGTAAGAAGTGGTATAAACTCCATTCCTAAAGGTCAATTCGAAGCAGCCACGTCGCAAGGTTTTAGTTATATAGAACAAATGATGTATATCATATTACCTCAATCTATAAAAATCATATTACCGCCAGCCACAAATCAGGCAGTAAATTTGATAAAAAATAGCTCTGTACTTCTTATAATAGCAGGCGCGGAACTTATGTATATGAGCGATTCTTATGCGAGCGACAGTCTAAATTACGCAACTTCATATAGTGTTGCTGGAATTTTATATTTTATAATGTGTTTTCCACTTGCCATGTGGGCTAGAAATTATGAAGAAAAGCTTAAAAATGCACATTTGACAAGGAATTAA
- a CDS encoding transporter substrate-binding domain-containing protein, which produces MNKFVKGLLILGTGLVFAACSSNTSSDSKEANSNLENIKSKGIFTAGVKDDVPGFGLLNKQTGKIEGFEIDIAKLLSKHILGDENKVKLVSVTAKTRGPMLDNGTLDAVIATFTITDERKKTYDYTTPYYKDAVGLLVRKDGGVNTLKDLEGGTIGVSMSSTSKKSILEAAKNLGIELKFNEYPDYPSIKAALDAKRIDAFSVDKSILLGYIDDNSVILDESFAPQEYGIATRKNDPEFSKYVDEFVIANKSQIDELAKKWGLK; this is translated from the coding sequence ATGAATAAATTTGTAAAAGGTTTGCTGATTTTGGGCACAGGACTTGTATTTGCGGCGTGCAGCTCAAATACGAGTAGCGACTCTAAAGAGGCAAATTCAAACTTAGAAAATATAAAATCAAAAGGTATTTTCACAGCCGGAGTAAAAGACGATGTTCCTGGTTTCGGGCTTTTAAATAAGCAAACTGGAAAGATAGAAGGCTTTGAGATTGACATAGCAAAACTTTTATCAAAACATATTTTGGGTGATGAAAATAAAGTTAAATTGGTTTCTGTTACAGCAAAAACAAGAGGACCTATGCTAGATAACGGTACGTTAGATGCCGTTATAGCCACATTTACTATAACAGATGAGCGCAAGAAGACATATGATTATACAACTCCGTATTATAAAGATGCAGTAGGTCTTTTAGTAAGAAAAGATGGCGGTGTAAACACTCTAAAAGATCTTGAAGGCGGGACAATAGGAGTTTCTATGAGTTCTACTAGCAAAAAGAGTATTTTAGAAGCCGCTAAAAATCTTGGAATAGAGCTTAAATTTAATGAATATCCAGATTATCCTTCTATAAAAGCCGCTCTTGATGCAAAAAGAATAGACGCATTTAGCGTTGATAAATCTATACTTTTGGGATATATCGATGATAATAGTGTTATTTTAGATGAGAGTTTTGCTCCTCAAGAATACGGCATAGCTACTAGAAAAAATGATCCTGAGTTTTCAAAATACGTTGATGAGTTTGTAATAGCAAATAAATCTCAGATTGATGAATTGGCAAAAAAATGGGGTCTTAAGTAA
- the ychF gene encoding redox-regulated ATPase YchF, whose protein sequence is MGLAVGIVGLPNVGKSTTFNALTKASNAESANYPFCTIEPNKAIVPVPDIRLNELAKIVNPNKIQHSTIEFVDIAGLVKGASKGEGLGNKFLSNIRETEVILHMVRCFDDSNITHVENSIDPIRDIEIIETELILADIEQLNKKIEKLNKEAKAGAKGAKESLECASKLLEHLNAGNSASSFELFDSDIFNNLNKELRLLSAKEVIYGANVSEDDISNDNEYVKMVKEYASHSNHEVIKLCAKIEEELISLDDNEAHEMLESLGAKQSGLESIIKTAFAKLNLISYFTAGVVEVRAWTIHKGWKAPKAASVIHNDFERGFIRAEVISYDDYVACGGESKAKEAGKMRLEGKEYIVNDGDVMHFRFNV, encoded by the coding sequence ATGGGCTTAGCAGTAGGTATAGTAGGACTTCCAAATGTTGGAAAATCAACGACTTTTAATGCGTTAACAAAAGCTAGCAATGCAGAATCTGCAAACTATCCATTTTGCACTATAGAGCCAAATAAAGCCATAGTTCCGGTTCCAGATATACGCTTAAATGAGCTTGCAAAAATAGTAAATCCAAATAAAATCCAACATTCGACTATCGAATTTGTAGATATCGCAGGACTTGTGAAAGGCGCTAGTAAAGGCGAAGGACTTGGCAATAAATTTCTCTCAAATATAAGAGAAACCGAAGTAATTTTACATATGGTTAGATGTTTTGATGACTCAAATATTACTCATGTAGAAAATAGCATAGATCCTATAAGGGATATAGAAATAATTGAAACAGAGCTGATTCTAGCCGACATCGAACAGTTAAATAAAAAGATAGAAAAATTAAACAAAGAAGCAAAAGCCGGAGCAAAAGGTGCCAAAGAGAGTCTTGAGTGTGCAAGTAAATTACTAGAACATTTAAATGCAGGAAATAGTGCAAGCAGCTTTGAGCTTTTTGATAGTGATATTTTTAACAATCTAAATAAAGAACTCAGGCTGTTATCTGCTAAAGAGGTGATATACGGCGCAAATGTATCAGAAGACGATATATCCAACGATAATGAGTATGTAAAAATGGTAAAAGAGTATGCTTCTCATTCAAATCATGAAGTTATAAAGCTTTGTGCAAAGATAGAAGAAGAACTGATCTCACTAGATGATAATGAAGCTCATGAGATGTTAGAGAGTTTAGGGGCTAAGCAAAGCGGTCTTGAAAGTATTATAAAAACAGCATTTGCAAAACTAAATTTAATAAGTTACTTTACAGCCGGAGTTGTTGAAGTAAGAGCTTGGACCATACATAAAGGTTGGAAAGCACCAAAAGCAGCCAGCGTCATACATAATGACTTTGAAAGAGGCTTTATTCGTGCTGAAGTTATAAGCTACGATGATTATGTTGCTTGCGGCGGAGAATCTAAAGCCAAAGAGGCTGGAAAAATGCGTTTAGAAGGTAAAGAATATATCGTAAATGACGGCGATGTAATGCATTTTAGATTTAACGTTTAA
- a CDS encoding leucyl aminopeptidase → MKFTIIEKPLDDIKADYEIIFVVNKDLNHKFIKDGDEFDFFKFKGENVLNLTTLRRIYVGIKDLEPNSIRLGVSNAYNALKDLNLKTIKMASYVGCCFKMSFQAIGEGFLLGSYKFDKYKTEKKESSISEIYISTDEFSGKQIALFEANLGLQHAQIIAESTNYAKDIVNEIPDIYTPQKMAEDAKKLSLSYPSIECKIHDENYIKSQNMNAFLAVNRASAHPPRLIHLKYTPKDNSLKKVVFVGKGLTYDSGGLSLKPSDYMLTMKSDKSGAAAAMAIIMGAARMGLPFEIHAVLGATENMIGGNAYKPDDVLITRSGVSVEVRNTDAEGRLVLADCLDWAQSELKPDLLIDMATLTGACVVGLGEYTTGIMGNNYELQNEFKNFTKKSGEFLTILEFNDHLRELVKSQIADISNTSSSRYGGAITAGIFLDKFIKDDYKDKWLHLDIAGPAYTEKAWGYNQSGATGAGVRANLYYLVKLARNAEKGCK, encoded by the coding sequence ATGAAATTCACAATAATTGAAAAACCATTAGATGATATAAAAGCCGATTACGAAATAATTTTTGTTGTCAATAAAGATTTAAATCATAAATTTATAAAAGACGGAGATGAGTTTGATTTTTTTAAATTTAAAGGTGAAAATGTTCTTAATCTAACAACTTTAAGAAGAATTTATGTTGGCATAAAAGATCTTGAGCCAAATAGTATTAGATTAGGTGTTTCAAATGCTTATAACGCATTAAAAGATTTGAATTTAAAAACTATTAAAATGGCTAGTTACGTAGGATGCTGCTTTAAAATGAGTTTTCAGGCTATAGGCGAAGGATTTTTGCTAGGTAGTTACAAATTTGATAAGTATAAAACTGAAAAAAAAGAGAGCTCTATAAGCGAAATTTATATTTCTACCGATGAGTTTAGCGGTAAGCAGATAGCTTTATTTGAAGCAAATCTTGGCTTACAACATGCTCAGATAATAGCAGAATCTACAAACTATGCAAAAGATATAGTAAATGAAATACCCGATATTTATACTCCTCAAAAAATGGCAGAAGATGCAAAAAAGCTGTCCCTTAGTTATCCTAGTATAGAGTGTAAAATTCATGATGAAAACTATATAAAATCACAAAATATGAATGCATTTTTAGCGGTAAATAGAGCTAGTGCGCATCCTCCTCGTCTAATTCATTTAAAATATACTCCAAAAGATAACAGTCTTAAAAAGGTTGTTTTTGTAGGTAAAGGCTTAACTTATGATAGTGGCGGACTAAGTTTAAAACCGAGTGATTATATGCTAACTATGAAATCAGATAAAAGCGGTGCGGCAGCTGCTATGGCGATCATAATGGGAGCAGCTAGAATGGGGCTTCCTTTCGAGATACACGCTGTTTTAGGTGCAACTGAAAATATGATAGGCGGTAATGCGTATAAACCGGACGACGTGCTGATCACCAGAAGCGGCGTTAGTGTTGAAGTAAGAAACACGGACGCAGAAGGTCGTCTTGTACTAGCCGATTGTCTTGACTGGGCGCAAAGTGAGTTGAAACCTGATCTTCTTATAGATATGGCAACTTTAACAGGTGCTTGCGTTGTCGGTCTTGGTGAATATACTACAGGGATTATGGGAAACAACTATGAACTCCAAAATGAGTTCAAAAATTTTACGAAAAAGAGTGGCGAGTTTTTGACTATTTTAGAGTTTAATGATCATTTAAGAGAACTTGTGAAATCTCAAATAGCAGATATAAGCAATACATCTTCAAGCAGATACGGCGGAGCTATAACTGCCGGTATATTTTTAGATAAATTTATAAAAGACGATTATAAAGATAAATGGCTGCATCTTGATATCGCCGGACCCGCTTATACGGAAAAGGCTTGGGGTTATAATCAGTCTGGAGCTACTGGAGCTGGAGTGAGAGCAAATTTATATTATCTGGTTAAACTTGCTAGAAATGCCGAAAAAGGCTGCAAATAA
- a CDS encoding DedA family protein, with amino-acid sequence MEETLKHILFEYKNWAYLIIFAWCIMEGEIALILAGILAHEGHVNLAMIVFVAGIGGFVGDQIYFYIGRYNKKYIQKKLVKQRRKFAVAHLLLGRYGWPIIFIQRYMYGFRTIIPMSIGITRYSAKKFAFINLLSAWMWAAITILLAWYFGQQIWNAIHWAEAHWYFAIPIIILFLTALILGFKQLEKNILNERKKRHEIHNN; translated from the coding sequence ATGGAAGAGACCTTAAAACATATATTATTTGAATACAAAAATTGGGCGTATCTTATTATTTTTGCTTGGTGTATTATGGAAGGTGAGATAGCTCTCATACTTGCTGGAATACTAGCTCACGAAGGGCATGTAAATCTTGCTATGATAGTGTTTGTAGCCGGTATAGGCGGATTTGTGGGAGATCAAATTTATTTTTATATAGGTAGATATAATAAAAAATATATTCAAAAAAAACTTGTTAAACAGAGACGAAAATTCGCAGTTGCGCATCTGCTTTTAGGACGATACGGTTGGCCTATAATTTTTATCCAGCGTTATATGTATGGATTTCGCACGATTATACCTATGAGTATTGGTATAACTCGTTATAGTGCTAAAAAATTTGCATTTATAAATTTGCTAAGTGCTTGGATGTGGGCTGCTATAACAATACTCTTAGCTTGGTATTTCGGTCAGCAGATCTGGAATGCGATTCACTGGGCAGAAGCTCACTGGTACTTTGCTATACCTATCATCATACTGTTCTTAACAGCGTTGATTTTAGGATTTAAACAATTGGAAAAAAATATACTAAATGAAAGGAAAAAACGACATGAAATTCACAATAATTGA
- the apt gene encoding adenine phosphoribosyltransferase — protein sequence MKELSKFDKEYLLGTIRDIKNFPKPGIIFKDITTLLGNAKAFKFLLDHLEDRYKDENLDFIVGIESRGFILGAALSARLNLGFVPVRKPNKLPYITISQKYSLEYGFDEVEMHIDAFDSIKNPKVLLVDDLIATGGTAKASSQLLKKLGVNLVEACFLVDLVELGGSKELKSECPVYSVLEV from the coding sequence ATGAAAGAACTTTCTAAATTTGATAAAGAGTATCTTTTGGGTACTATAAGAGATATAAAAAATTTTCCAAAACCGGGAATTATATTTAAAGATATAACCACGCTTTTAGGCAATGCTAAAGCTTTTAAATTTCTACTTGATCACCTAGAAGATAGATATAAAGATGAAAATTTAGATTTTATAGTCGGTATAGAGAGCAGAGGATTTATTTTAGGTGCGGCACTTAGTGCGAGACTAAATTTAGGATTTGTACCTGTTAGAAAACCAAATAAACTTCCTTATATAACAATTTCACAAAAATATAGCTTGGAGTATGGATTTGATGAAGTTGAAATGCACATTGACGCATTTGATAGCATCAAAAATCCTAAAGTGCTTTTGGTGGATGATTTAATAGCAACCGGAGGCACGGCAAAAGCCTCGTCTCAGCTTCTAAAAAAATTAGGCGTAAATTTAGTAGAAGCTTGTTTTTTAGTGGATTTAGTGGAACTTGGAGGAAGCAAAGAGCTTAAAAGCGAGTGCCCAGTTTATAGTGTTTTAGAGGTCTAA
- a CDS encoding membrane protein — MLVDWLFYTFLICFSIYLVVMVFYYKTLLRKERSMRDFMKNNLDDTEIVIRKLQVQLQRSLGNIDILTDELNKIKSDVTSLRTRNSQYRIENDKLRLRIKELEGKIEALL; from the coding sequence ATGCTAGTGGATTGGTTATTTTATACATTTTTAATATGCTTTAGCATATATCTCGTAGTAATGGTGTTTTATTATAAAACTTTGCTTAGAAAAGAGCGCTCAATGCGTGATTTTATGAAAAATAATCTTGATGATACCGAAATAGTTATCAGGAAACTACAAGTTCAGCTCCAACGTTCATTAGGAAATATCGATATTTTAACAGATGAACTAAATAAAATTAAATCAGATGTTACTAGTCTTCGTACTAGAAATTCTCAGTACCGTATAGAAAATGATAAATTAAGATTAAGAATAAAAGAGCTAGAGGGCAAGATAGAAGCTCTACTATAA
- the rpiB gene encoding ribose 5-phosphate isomerase B: MKVAQIFIASDHAGFDTKEFVKSYLSNFEFDVVDLGAYSKDMSVDYPDFADKMAENINNDFKFGILICGTGIGISIAANRHPHIRCALCHDATTAKLAREHNDANVLCFGGRIVGTSIIQDMVKVFFTTEFAGGRHEKRVYKLGNYKC, from the coding sequence ATGAAAGTTGCTCAGATTTTTATAGCAAGTGATCACGCTGGATTTGATACTAAGGAGTTTGTAAAAAGTTATTTATCAAATTTCGAGTTTGATGTGGTTGATCTTGGAGCATATTCTAAAGATATGAGCGTAGATTATCCTGATTTTGCCGATAAAATGGCTGAAAATATAAATAACGATTTTAAATTTGGTATTTTAATATGCGGAACAGGAATAGGCATATCCATAGCCGCAAATCGCCATCCTCATATAAGATGCGCTCTTTGCCATGATGCTACTACTGCAAAATTAGCTCGTGAGCATAATGATGCAAATGTACTTTGCTTTGGCGGCAGAATAGTCGGAACTAGTATCATTCAAGATATGGTAAAAGTATTTTTTACTACTGAGTTTGCCGGTGGTAGACATGAAAAAAGAGTTTATAAATTAGGAAACTACAAATGCTAG
- a CDS encoding site-2 protease family protein — protein MSNFDAPTIITLVVVLIISVVGHEIAHGFVAFKFKDNTAKNAGRLSINPLKHIDILGTIVVPSLMYLAGGVLFGWAKPVPINTYTVIKNGGYFGAICVSLAGIVYNFLLALASFLLIYFGIAPEFGLRAISMLLTINLILGIFNLYPIPPLDGSHALSYVLRIFKFEKLANLYQSLSRYGFIILVILIISPVASYVFSPIYTILDLVRTMLISR, from the coding sequence ATGAGTAATTTTGATGCGCCTACTATAATAACGCTTGTTGTAGTTTTGATAATATCTGTAGTAGGTCATGAGATAGCCCATGGTTTTGTCGCTTTTAAATTTAAAGATAATACGGCAAAAAATGCAGGCAGACTTAGTATAAATCCTTTAAAACATATCGATATTTTAGGTACGATTGTGGTTCCATCGCTTATGTATTTAGCCGGCGGAGTTTTATTTGGTTGGGCAAAACCTGTTCCTATAAATACATATACAGTGATTAAAAACGGTGGATATTTTGGCGCCATATGTGTTAGCTTGGCGGGCATTGTTTATAATTTTTTACTTGCTTTGGCTTCATTTTTGCTTATATATTTCGGAATCGCTCCAGAGTTTGGCCTAAGAGCGATAAGCATGCTTTTAACTATAAATTTGATATTAGGAATTTTTAATCTTTATCCTATACCGCCTCTTGATGGATCACATGCTCTTTCTTATGTTTTAAGGATTTTTAAATTTGAAAAATTAGCAAATTTATATCAAAGTCTTAGCAGATATGGATTTATAATTCTTGTAATTTTGATCATAAGTCCAGTGGCTAGTTATGTTTTTTCACCTATTTATACTATTTTGGATTTGGTTAGAACTATGCTTATATCACGCTAA